From a single Oikeobacillus pervagus genomic region:
- a CDS encoding fatty acid desaturase codes for MTKQKQMMLRKQMAPYEHSDTKNSIRQILNTFLPFFLLWYLAYESLSYSYWLTLVFATVAAGFLTRIFIIFHDCCHYSFFKSRKANKILGSISGILTLFPYYQWQHSHSVHHATSGNLDKRGTGDIWVLTVEEYVSAPLWLKISYRIYRNPFVMFILGPIYVFLITNRFNRKEAKKKERMNTYMTNIVIVFIIALLCYTIGWQSFLLVQVPIFMISGAFGIWLFYVQHTFEDSYFEEDEHWEYVKAAVEGSSYYKLPKALQWITGNIGYHHVHHLSPRVPNYKLEAAHNHSEPLQNVPTITLMTSLRSLKFRLWDEKEKQFVGFKEVKKLMKLKRMTFQTKQQN; via the coding sequence ATGACTAAACAAAAGCAAATGATGTTAAGGAAACAAATGGCTCCTTATGAACATTCTGATACAAAGAATAGTATTCGGCAGATTTTAAATACATTTCTCCCTTTTTTCCTCCTATGGTATTTGGCTTATGAAAGCCTTTCTTATTCATATTGGCTTACATTAGTTTTTGCCACTGTCGCAGCAGGGTTTTTGACACGAATTTTCATAATTTTTCATGATTGTTGTCATTACTCCTTCTTTAAAAGTCGAAAAGCGAATAAAATTCTCGGCTCGATTTCCGGAATATTGACACTTTTTCCGTATTATCAATGGCAACATAGCCATTCTGTTCATCATGCAACAAGCGGGAATTTAGATAAGCGTGGCACGGGTGATATTTGGGTATTGACGGTAGAAGAATATGTTTCAGCGCCGCTATGGCTAAAAATCAGCTATCGCATCTATCGAAATCCGTTTGTAATGTTCATTTTAGGTCCTATTTATGTCTTTTTGATTACGAATCGCTTTAACCGAAAAGAGGCAAAGAAAAAAGAACGCATGAATACGTATATGACAAATATAGTGATTGTATTCATCATTGCGTTACTTTGTTACACTATTGGGTGGCAGTCGTTCTTATTAGTACAGGTTCCTATTTTTATGATCTCAGGAGCTTTCGGTATTTGGCTTTTTTACGTGCAGCATACGTTTGAAGACTCGTATTTTGAAGAGGATGAACATTGGGAGTATGTGAAGGCAGCTGTTGAGGGAAGTTCTTATTATAAACTTCCGAAAGCTTTACAATGGATAACAGGGAATATCGGTTATCACCATGTCCATCATTTAAGTCCGCGAGTGCCGAATTATAAGCTTGAAGCAGCCCATAATCATTCCGAACCTTTACAGAACGTTCCGACCATCACGTTAATGACAAGCTTGCGTTCGCTTAAATTCCGTTTATGGGATGAAAAAGAAAAGCAATTTGTTGGATTTAAAGAAGTAAAAAAATTAATGAAATTAAAGAGAATGACATTTCAGACAAAACAACAAAATTAA
- a CDS encoding sensor histidine kinase gives MLKKYLMIQRGNGISPYIWAILCILPFYFIFQSSSTVEIVVGVFLTILFFIFYRIAFISKGWPVYVWTFILIGISVTSTSLFSYVYFAFFLAYFIGNIKERKTFLTLYFIHLIITSVSINFSIVQHEALFLKQLPFVIIIWVSVILLPFSIYNRKEKGQLEEKLEDANKRISELIKLEERQRISRDLHDTLGQKLSLIGLKSDLARKLINKNPEQARQELKDVQQTARTALNEVRKMVSSMRGIRLKDELVRVKQIFSAAEISFSVPEEVTFRNVSLLTENILSMCLKEAVTNVVKHSEATYCSISIEQTRMEVVITIKDNGVFKGKGESGNGLMGMKERLEFVNGSIELLTEQGTTLIIKVPNDAKQMDKEE, from the coding sequence ATGTTAAAAAAGTATTTAATGATTCAAAGAGGGAACGGTATTTCACCATATATTTGGGCAATTCTTTGCATATTGCCATTTTATTTTATCTTTCAGTCTTCTTCAACGGTAGAGATTGTTGTAGGAGTTTTTCTAACTATTTTATTTTTCATCTTCTATCGAATTGCCTTTATTTCTAAAGGATGGCCTGTTTATGTATGGACCTTTATTTTAATTGGGATCTCGGTTACGTCAACGAGCCTTTTCAGCTATGTTTACTTTGCCTTTTTCCTAGCTTACTTTATCGGAAATATTAAGGAACGCAAGACTTTTCTAACATTATATTTCATCCACCTCATCATCACCTCAGTTTCCATCAATTTTAGTATCGTTCAACATGAAGCATTGTTTCTTAAGCAACTGCCATTTGTCATTATTATTTGGGTCAGCGTAATTCTACTCCCTTTCAGCATTTATAATCGGAAAGAGAAGGGACAACTTGAGGAAAAGTTGGAAGATGCGAATAAAAGGATTTCCGAATTAATTAAATTGGAAGAAAGACAGCGGATCTCCCGTGATCTTCATGATACATTAGGGCAAAAACTTTCGCTTATTGGGTTGAAAAGTGATTTAGCTCGTAAGTTAATTAATAAAAATCCCGAGCAAGCACGACAAGAGTTAAAAGATGTACAACAAACTGCAAGAACAGCCTTAAACGAAGTACGTAAGATGGTTTCGTCGATGCGTGGTATTCGATTGAAAGATGAGCTTGTTCGAGTGAAGCAAATATTTTCAGCTGCGGAAATTTCCTTTTCTGTACCTGAAGAAGTTACATTTCGCAATGTTTCTTTATTAACAGAGAATATTTTAAGTATGTGTCTAAAAGAAGCTGTAACAAATGTCGTGAAACATAGTGAGGCAACATATTGTTCCATATCGATCGAACAGACGAGGATGGAAGTGGTCATCACGATTAAAGATAATGGTGTTTTCAAGGGAAAAGGTGAAAGCGGGAATGGTCTAATGGGAATGAAGGAACGTTTGGAGTTTGTAAATGGAAGCATAGAGTTATTAACAGAGCAAGGAACGACTTTAATTATTAAAGTGCCGAATGATGCGAAACAAATGGATAAGGAGGAATGA
- a CDS encoding excisionase family DNA-binding protein → MYLTIKETAEYLEFPESYIESLVYQKKIRAIHDGEQFLINKDQFTTHIEQMENYRKLVEEILSEPIPEDIDVKDED, encoded by the coding sequence ATGTACTTAACGATAAAAGAAACTGCAGAATACTTAGAGTTTCCAGAATCCTATATTGAAAGCTTAGTATACCAAAAGAAAATTCGAGCAATTCATGATGGAGAACAGTTTTTAATCAATAAGGACCAATTCACCACTCACATCGAGCAAATGGAAAATTACAGAAAACTCGTAGAAGAAATTTTGAGTGAGCCGATACCGGAAGATATAGATGTGAAGGATGAAGATTAA
- a CDS encoding GerAB/ArcD/ProY family transporter → MAKGKISSLQMMMLMYPTIVATGILSVPSITAEHAGHDLWLSPVIASIMGFATVFIAVRLNKLYPDLTIIQISEEILGRYIGKIMGFVFLFFYVQITGQIVRSYGEFIVGSFLFQTPISVVMSLMVLLCAFVVNAGLEVLGRMAQLLFPLFVLPIITLIILLSNDFDFGNLLPFLEDGLMPPIKGAIVPMGWFTEFFLVIFLLPLVVEQAKGMKYGMITVLAVSVTLTIVNLIVLLVFGTTIASKVYPLMDVSRYISAADFFENLESVTMAVWIVGAFVKIAVFYYAVAIGTAQWLNLSDYRPVIWPIGILIIEFSFWSLPSSMELTNYISKIFPFYATIIQTLIPVLLLVIAVIRKKRKKIVSS, encoded by the coding sequence ATGGCGAAAGGCAAAATTTCCTCCCTGCAGATGATGATGTTAATGTACCCGACGATTGTAGCGACAGGTATTCTATCTGTACCAAGCATCACAGCGGAACATGCTGGTCATGATTTATGGCTCTCTCCCGTTATCGCTTCCATCATGGGATTTGCAACCGTTTTTATTGCCGTGAGATTGAATAAATTATATCCCGATTTAACCATTATTCAAATCAGTGAGGAAATTTTGGGCCGATATATCGGGAAAATAATGGGGTTTGTCTTTTTGTTTTTTTATGTTCAAATAACTGGCCAAATTGTCAGATCCTACGGTGAATTTATTGTTGGTTCTTTTCTTTTTCAAACCCCCATCAGTGTGGTGATGTCCTTGATGGTTCTTCTTTGCGCTTTTGTTGTGAACGCGGGATTAGAGGTATTGGGGCGTATGGCTCAATTGTTATTTCCGTTGTTTGTTCTTCCCATTATTACGTTAATCATCTTATTAAGCAATGATTTTGATTTCGGAAATCTTCTTCCTTTTTTGGAAGATGGGTTGATGCCTCCTATTAAGGGGGCTATTGTCCCAATGGGATGGTTTACAGAATTCTTTCTTGTTATTTTCCTCCTTCCATTAGTAGTAGAACAGGCAAAAGGGATGAAGTATGGGATGATAACAGTTTTGGCTGTTTCGGTCACACTAACTATAGTGAATTTGATCGTTTTACTTGTATTTGGTACGACTATTGCTTCTAAAGTATATCCATTGATGGATGTAAGTCGATACATAAGTGCCGCTGACTTTTTTGAAAATTTGGAGTCCGTCACAATGGCTGTTTGGATTGTAGGAGCTTTTGTAAAGATTGCTGTTTTTTATTACGCAGTTGCGATCGGTACAGCCCAATGGTTAAACCTTTCAGATTATCGACCTGTGATTTGGCCAATAGGAATTTTAATCATTGAATTTAGCTTTTGGTCATTGCCTAGTTCAATGGAGCTTACCAATTATATAAGCAAGATCTTTCCTTTTTATGCTACTATTATCCAAACCCTGATTCCGGTTTTACTACTCGTGATTGCAGTGATACGGAAAAAAAGGAAGAAAATAGTTTCGAGCTAG
- a CDS encoding response regulator transcription factor — translation MITIVIAEDQKLLLGAFGSLLDLEEDMKVVGKASNGEEAIALVRKFQPNICMMDIEMPGKSGLEAAEELQSHPCKIIILTTFARSGYFQRALKAGVSGYLLKDSPSDELADSIRSIMAGKRIYAPELIEDIYSEENPLTVREKEVLELVADGKSTKEIADTLSIKAGTVRNYISAILDKLEVKNRIEAITQSKKKGWFK, via the coding sequence TTGATTACAATCGTTATTGCTGAAGACCAGAAGCTTCTACTAGGGGCGTTCGGTTCATTACTCGATTTAGAAGAGGATATGAAAGTGGTCGGAAAGGCCTCTAATGGAGAAGAGGCGATAGCACTTGTACGGAAATTCCAACCTAATATTTGTATGATGGATATTGAAATGCCCGGAAAGAGCGGGCTAGAAGCAGCGGAGGAATTGCAAAGTCATCCATGCAAAATCATTATTTTAACAACATTTGCACGTTCAGGATATTTTCAACGGGCATTAAAGGCCGGTGTTAGTGGCTATTTATTAAAAGATAGCCCAAGTGACGAATTGGCCGACTCCATTCGCAGCATTATGGCAGGAAAACGAATCTATGCACCAGAACTAATCGAAGATATTTATAGTGAAGAAAACCCTCTAACTGTTCGGGAAAAAGAAGTGCTGGAACTCGTTGCAGACGGAAAAAGCACGAAAGAAATTGCCGATACTTTAAGTATTAAAGCAGGGACCGTTCGCAATTATATTTCTGCCATCCTCGATAAGTTAGAGGTGAAAAATCGAATCGAGGCAATTACACAATCGAAGAAAAAAGGCTGGTTTAAATAA